Sequence from the Chthonomonas sp. genome:
CCACCAGCGCAACCGCAATCATCTTTCCTGTAATTTTCTTCATTCTGTCCTCCCTAGGGCAAAAGCCCAGAAAAATCAATCGAAACGAAACTTAAGCTCGGTTGCGTCGACGTCGAGCTGCGAGACCTGCAATACCCAGGCCAATCGCCATCATCGTGCCCGGCTCAGGGACGAGCTTGATGTTCTGCTCAACGAGGCCCACACCTGCGAGGTCAAGCGCCTGAGTGTCGAACGCGTCCATGAAGATCGTCTTCTTGACCTTGATGTGCGTCGATTGTCGCGAGAAGACAATGTTCTCGGCGATGGCGAATGTGCCTGCGTAGTAGTCCTTCGAGAAGCTGGCGATCACACCGGGGTTCACGACGTCTTCGATCGTCTCGACGACGCGAAGGTGGCCGCTGCCCAGCAGAAGCGTGGTAGCCGAGAGCTTGAGTTCGTTAAGAACCATTGCCGTCGGGCTCTTGGCCTCGTAGGTGATGTTGATCGTGCCGAAGCGGAGCGGCTGTGCGTCTCCGACTAGGGCCTTGTTGAACGTGAAGTCGATGTCCGTTGCGCCAGGCGTAAAGAAGTGGTCGGTACCGAGGGTTCCGAGCAACTGCGACGGGCCAGTGATCGACACGTTCGAAAACGTAATCGCGTTTGCGGCTGCAACTGCGCCAAGCGCAGCAACGGCCATAAGAGCCTTACTAAATACTTTATTCACTACTGTCCTCCCTTGGGAAATCCCAAAAAGTGGGCCGAAACGACCCTGAATCATTTGCATCGCACCCATGAAGGGCTTTGATACGAACTGATTATAACCCAGGGGAGCCCAAATGCAAAGAGCGGATTTCGAGTTTTTGTCAATATTTGCAAGTTCGGCGTCACATTTCAGTCTGTTCACGGTCCTATCTTCGGCAGAAACTAGTAACCTTGCTAGTAGCTCGCACGCGAGCTACCCGCGTGCCCGGGCGAATAGGCCACAATCGGGGGAGAGAAAACGATGAAAGCAGTCGTGATGGCGGGCGGCGAAGGATCCAGGCTACGGCCCATTACAGCGAACCGGCCCAAGCCGTTGGTCCCCGTGGCCAACGAGCCGATCATGCAGCACATCGTACGGCTGCTCAGCCGCCATGGGGTGAAAGAGGTCGTGAGCACCCTCCACTACCTGGCCGACGAAATTCAGGGCTATTTTGACGACGGTAGTGATTTCGGGGTCAAAATGCACTACAGCATTGAGGACACTCCCCTGGGCACCGCTGGCTCGGTCAAGAAGGCGGAGGCACTGCTGCAGGGCGAGACCTTCTTCATCGTCTCTGGTGACGCTCTCACCGACTGCGACCTAAGCAAAGCACTCGCCTTCCACCGAGAAAAGAAGAGCCTCGCCACCCTCGTCCTGTACCGCGTGACTTCCCCGCTCGAGTTCGGTGTGGTCATCACCGATGACGACGGGCGCGTCGTACGATTCCTCGAAAAGCCCAGTTGGAGCGAGGTCTTCAGCGATACCGTCAACACCGGCATCTACATCCTCGAGCCTGAGATTCTCGAGATGATGAAGCCCGGCAAACAGTACGACTGGAGCCAGGACATATTCCCTGAATTGCTCCGCGAGGGCAAACCCCTCTACGGCTACGTCATGGACGACTACTGGTGCGACGTCGGGACGCTGGAGCAGTACCGCGAAGCTCAGGAGCACCTCCTATCCGGGCGGATCCACCTACCCATCCTGGGCGAGCAAATTGAACCAGGCATCTGGGTGGGTCCCAACACCAACATCGATGAGCGTGCGGTCCTCATGCCTCCCATCGTCATCGGCCGTAACACGAAGATCAAAGGCGACGCCAAGATCGGCCCGTATACCGTCATCGGCGACAACGCGCTGCTCGAAGAGGGCGCCCACGTCGAGCGCTCGGTGGTCTGGGACGGGAGCTACATCGGACCGAACGTCACCGTCCAATCGGCCATCATCGGAGCGCGCTGCACAATCAAACGCGACTGCCAGATCGGCGAGGATGCGGTGGTTGGAGATCGCTGTCTGATCGACACCGGCTGCACTATTCGTCCCCGAATCAAGCTCTGGCCGGACAAGGTCATCGAGCGTGGCTCGACGGTCACCATGTCGCTGGTCTGGGGCAACAAATGGCGCGGCAATCTGTTCCGCGAGCTAGGCGTGGCCGGACTCTCGAACGTCGAGATCACGCCCGAGTTTGCCACACGATTGGGTTCTGCGTTCGGCTCAATCCTGCCCAACAAGGCCACGATCGTTACCTCACGCGACAGCAGCCGCAGCAGCCGCATGATCAAGCGGGCCATCATGGCCAGCCTGCTCAGCGTGGGCTGCGAAGTCCTGGATATGCAGAGCTCCGCGGTCCCGGTGGCGCGGCACTTCATCCGTACAAGCGGCGCTTCGGGCGCAGTCAACGTCCGCAAGATGCCAGGCAACTCTCGCGTCACGCTGATTGAGCTATTCGATGCACGCGGCAACTACCTGAGCAAGTCGCACGAACGCAAAGTCGAGACCGCGTTCTTCCGCGAAGACTTTCATCGGTGCGATCCGGACGATCTGGGCGCAATCGAATACGCGAGTCGCGCCATCGAGGACTACACGAACGACTTCTTTCACCAGCTCGGCCCGATCCAGCAGGGTCGACGTCTGCGGGTGGTTTGCGACTTCGGCTACAGTGCCATCAGTTCGTTCTTTGCCGCAATGGCCGGACGGCTTGAGATCGACACCATCAACATCAACTCCTTCAGCGATTCGAAGCGAGCCCCGCGCAGCCCGAGCGAGATTGCCCGGCACATGGAGAACTTGCAGCAGATCGTGGGGACGCTCGGCTACGACTTCGGGGTGCTCTTCACGAACGAGGGAGAGCGATTGACGGTGGTTGACAGCACCGGAGCGATCCTGAGTGGTACCCAACTTTTGGCGGCAATGAGCATTCTGAAGGCTCGCACGAACAAGAACCCGACCCTGGCCCTGAACGTCACAGCATCCAGCGTTCTCGAAGATCTGCTCGTGTCGAACGGAGCTTGTGTCGTCCGTACCAAGGCCGACTCGCGCGCCCTGATGGCGGCAGCCATGAACCCGGAAACCCAGTTCGCAGGTGACTCCAGCGGTGGATTTATCTTCCCCAGCTTGCACCCGGGCTTCGATGCCATGTTTGCACTTGCCAACTTGGTCCTGATGCTCGAACGCGCCGAGACGACCCTGCGCGACGTTGTCGCCGGCCTCCCCGCCTTCCACGTCAAGTACCAGCAGGTGCGCTGCCCGTGGGAGTCCAAAGGGACCATCATGCGGGTCCTTACGGAGTCTCAACACCCGGACCAAATGGAACTCGTGGACGGCGTCAAGCTACTTCAGCCGGGCGGGTGGGCGCTGGTGCTTCCCGACTCGTTTGAGCCCGTCTTCCATATTTTCGCCGAGGGCGAGACGGACGAAATGAGCCAGGAGTACCTGGACCGGTACGTCCACCAAATTGAGGAGATGCAACAACATCCCGCGTGAGCGAATCCGGCAAGATCCGTAGCATCGAAAGCCTGCGGGGTCTCGCCGCCCTCTACGTTGCGCTCGGCCACATCGTGACCATGGTCGATCCTGAACGTAACGCCGCTCGCACCGGTAGTTTGCCTGCTTGGCTCGCCCAAGTGACCCACCCAATGTGGTACGGACACCTGGCCGTGGCTGCGTTCATTGTCCTCTCCGGTTTCAGTCTCCAACTCTCGCTGTACCTGCGTAACGGCGACGGGCAACTCAAGGACCTCCGCCGGTACTTGGTGCGACGCTGCCGCCGGATCTTGCCGCCTTACTACGCGTGCCTGGCGTTCTCGCTGCTGGTTTGCGTGCTCGTCACCACAAAACTACCCGGGCTTCCTTTCACACAATATTTACCGCTGACCGCCGAGAACGTTGGTGCACACCTGCTACTTGTCCACAATTTTGATCCAACGTGGATGTACAAGGTCAATGGCGTCCTCTGGAGCATCGCCATCGAGTTCCAGCTATACTTCGCGTTCCCGGTCCTCGTCTGGGTGCTCATGCGGTTCGGAAAACTGGCCGTGGTGACCTGCACGTCTGTCGCCGCCTGGCTGCTGATCCTCCAAGTCCCGGGCGGGATAAAGCTTTACTTCTGGTACGCCGCGCTCTTCGCACTCGGCATGGTCGCCGCGCGGATGGCAATGGATTCGCGGGAAGAGCCCCCAACGCACGGTGTGCTCATGCTGTGCGCTGGCGCGCTGTTTGGCGCGTCGGTTTGGTTTGCCACTTCGCGCAAAGACCTATGGGTTGCGGACGCGTTCATCGGCCTCGCGGTCGCGGCCGTCCTCATTGCGATCACTCGCTACCGCGGCTCATGGTCGGACAGGATGCTCGGCGCACGCCCGCTAGTCTGGTTGGGAAGCTTTTCTTACAGCCTCTATCTGATGCACCATCCGCTGCTCCAGGTCGGTTACTTCCTGCGCCCCGAGTGGGCGGCGACGCCCACCCGTCAGACCGCCTGGCTGCTGGCCTGGTTTCCGCTGGTACTGCTCGGGTGCTACGGGTTCTACTGGGTCTTCGAGCGGCCGTTCATCTCGTCTCGCCGCCACACGCCTTCCCCCGAACCCATTACGTCCGCTTGAACTTGCGCAGGAGTTCGCCCTTCCCCATCACGATGGTGATCGGACGCCCGTGGGGGCACAGGTACGGATTCTCGGTTTGAGCCAGATCGATGATGAGCTTCTCCATCTCGGCAAAACTCAAGGGGTCGCCAGCCTTTACCGCCATCTTGCACGATGCGGTAACCCATAGATCCTGGCGCGCCGGACTGACGCACCCGCCCATCCCCTCCATCATCTCGTCCGCGATCTCGCGCAGCACCTGCTCGGGCGCAACACGCAACGCAGCAGGCACGGCGCGAACCAAGATCGCATCGTCCCCGAACTCCGAGATCTCAAATCCTAGCGCCCGCAAGGTGTCGGTCTGATCGAGCAACGCACCAGTCGAACGCCGGTCCAGCGTCACTGTAACCGGGACCAAGAGCGGTTGCTGCTCAACCATCCCAGACCCTCGTTGCCGCACCAGCATTTCGTACAAGATCCGCTCGTGCGCGACGTGCTGGTCGATCACCAGCAACCCTTCGCAGTTCTCCGCGATGATGAACGTGTTCATCGACTGACCGATGACGCGCAGGTCTTCAAGGAGCGAGCAATACGCGTTCGGCGGGACCGGGGTCGTCAGCAACTGGGGACCCTCGCCAGGCGCAAACAGGGGCTGCTGTGCGTCGATTGAAGCCTGAGCCTGGCTTAGCGTTGCGTGCCAAGGCGGAGCCGAAAGCTCATCGAGCGCTTGGTTGACGCGCATGAGACCAGCGGCATCCGGGATCATTCCGTGGTGAAGCAGCGCTTGCTTGACTGCGTGCCGGACTGCGTCGTTCACCGAGACTTCGTGCTGGAATTTGACTTCAGACTTAGTGGGAGATACGTTCATATCGACCCGAGCAGGATCGACATCGATGATCAACGCGGTCAGCGGGAACCGCTTTTCGGGGGTCAATACCCGATACGCCAGATCGACCGCTACCTGTAGCGCGCGCGATCGGATCGGCCGCCCATTGACGAAGAGCCACTGGAACGCGCGAGTTCCCTTGGTAAAGTGCGGTGGGCTGATAAACCCCCGGACCCGGACACCTTCCTCAAAGTGATCGAGTTCGGCCAACGCGCGCGCCGCATCACGACCCCAGACCTCTGCCAGCGCCCCGAGCAGGTCGTCGTCCCCCGCGCTCTGCAGCACGACGGTCTTGCCGCTTCGGATGGTGAACCGGACGTCCGGCCGGACCACCGCCAGCCTCTGCACGACGTCGACGCACGCATTCAGCTCAGTGGTGTCGCTCTTCAAAAACTTGAGCCGCGCGGGGGTGTTGAAGAACAGATCCTCGACGACGACCTCTGTCCCCTGGGGGCCGCTCACCGTACGAATGGGCTCAATCACGCCCCCATCCACGACAAGTTCGTACCGGATGCCATCGCCCGTTCCCGTGGTCACGCGCATGCGAGAGACCGAAGCGATGCTTGGGAGCGCCTCCCCGCGGAATCCCAAGCTCGCCGTTCGGCTCAGGTCCTCGATCCGCTGTATCTTGGAAGTCGCGTGGCGTTGCAGGGCGGTCGTCAGGTCGTCCGCGTCCATACCGCAGCCATTGTCCCGCACAAGCAGACGTTCGATCCCACTGCGATCTAGCTCGACTTCGATCCGCGTTGCCCCGGCGTCCAGGGCGTTTTCGACGAGCTCCTTGAGCGCAGACGCCGGGCGATCCACAACCTCGCCCGCCGCGATCTGGTTGATCGTGTGGGCGTCCAGCAAACGGACGCGGGCGCGAGGAGTCTCAACAGGGGTGCTCATGGAGTCGTCTCCTATTAAAGACGATTCCCCGCCGATTTTCTGCGCTACATCAGCTGGAATTCTGGTGTGCCAAAGATGAGCCCGAGTGCCGCAGCCGTGGGCTTGTCGACATTCAGCGCGGTAATGCGCGACGGCATGGCGGCTCGGACGGCATCCTCGACTCGGGCAAGTTTGTCCGCCGGGAGTTTCACATCCAGCAGTGCCGTCAGCCTTTGGGCATACTCGGTGGGCGTTCGGAGATCCAGCACAATCGACTGCAAGAGCCGTGATCGCTGGAGCCCCTGGACCAAGATCTTACCGAACTTGATGCGCTCTATCATGGTTGCCGAGCTGATCCATTCGGCTCCGACCTTCCACCCCGACACATCCGGCGGGTTCAGAACCTCCATCCCCATCGCCTTGGTCGAGGTGAAAATGGGCGCGAGGGCAGCGGCTCGTGGAATCTTTGTCTCCGTGCCGCGAGCATCCTCGATGGACCTCTGAATGGACCCGCCGATCCCAAACTGCCGGTACGTCGCGACGCATAGATCGAGCGGGTTCTTGATCAGGCGTCCCACGCATCGCTCGCTATAGAACTCTGGAGCCTCCATGATCGCCCTGAGGGTGGACCGAATCGAATAGTGGCTGTTCGTGAAGGCCGCAGCGATCAGTTCGACCACCGCGGGTTCGGGGTTGTCGTAGGCGAACCATGTCCACAGCTTCTTCGCGAGAAAGATCGCCGTACTGGGGTGTGCGGCGAGAATACCGCAGACGTCCTCCCCGTCGAAGGGACCCTTGTTCCCCAGAAAGGACTTCATTCCGGGATCGTGCACGTCCTCTAGGAACTGGAATGATGAGCCAAATCGGGGTTTGTCTACGCTGCGTCCACGCCGACCGTAGGTCCATCCAGTGAACGCACGCGCAGCTTCCTGGACGTCTTTCTCCGAGTAGTGCCCGACACCGAGAGTGAACAGCTCCATAATCTCCCTGGCAAAGTTCTCGTTAGGCTTCTCTTTGGTATTGAACTGGTTGTCCAGCCAGTAGAGCATCGCCGGGTCCTTGGCGACGTCGACCAGCATGTGGTGGAAGTTCCCCACCGCGTGCTTGCGCAAGAGGAGATTCTGCGCGTACATCGCGGGGGCCACGTCAACCTTTGAAGACGCCGTCGCAAAGTGGTTGTGCCAGAAGAGGGTCATCTTCTCTTCGAGGGGTCGGCGCGTCACCACCATTTTCAAGAGCCACCACGCTTGGATGTCGCGCATGCGTGGGGCGCCCTTGCCGATGCCCATGTCGTTCGGCGTGAGGTCAAATTGCGGATCGACTTTCTCGTAGTTGAGCAGGGTGTCGATCGTACCAGCGAGCCCAAGCTTGCCGTAGTACTCCAGTTCGGCTTCGCTCACTCCCCACCCAAATCGGCGCAGGACGTGGGCAATCTTCTCTCGTTCGGTCAGAGCGGCCATGTGAGTGAGGACGATAGGATGCGGCTTCTGTTCACCACGAGGGTATCAAGAACGAGGGCTGCCCCTCCCAAAGGAGGCGCAGCCCAAAAATCAACTTAGCAGCAATTCAGACTTCTTTCACGTTCGCCGCGTTGAAATCCTTCTCGCTAACGAACTTGTACAGCTTGCGGCCCTGGTAGTTGGCCATGAGCGCGTGGCGCGTCTGCTGACCAGTCTTGGTCTTGCGCACCATCTTGGTCTTGGTGACATCACTGTCACCTACTTGAACCTTCGCTCGCGATTTCAGATCATAGAACTCCATTTATCCCTCCAAAGACACCTAAGTGCCTGCATAGATTCGAGAAAACTATATCACATCCTTGAGTTCAAATGAACCCACTGTGCAAAAGTTTCTCCTGCCTAACACATCAGTAGTCTAACCGGGTTGAACCTGTAGGTTCAACGGGGCGCGGAAATTTTGCGCTCTTCCTGGTCAATTTCCGCACCTGGAGTAAACTTTCACCGAGTGAGACAGCCTGCGTGAACTTGCCCAAGCCACCATCCGAATACGAAACAAGAGCCTTGCAGCGATTCCGCGACGAGGGTTTTCGCATCACGATGCCTCGGTTGCAAGTGATCCGTACCCTGGCGGATACCAGAAGGGCACTCACCGCGCACGACATTCACCGCGCCATCACGAGCTCGGGCGATCGGATCGACGTGGTGAGCGTGTACCGAATCCTGGCGACTCTGTCGGAATTGGGCCTGGTCCACCACATTGGGATCGTGGACGGCTACCGCGCCTGCTCCATGAGCGACGATCATTCGCACGAAGAAGAGCACTTCGTGTGTGCCAGCTGCGGCGAGGTGACCGAGTTACCCGTCTCCGCCACCGAGCTCAGCAGCACGCGTGATCGACTCAAGGCGATCGGTCACGAAGCCGACTCCATCAAGATCGAAGTTCAGGGCACGTGCAGCAACTGTATCGCGCGCCGCGCCTGATTCCACCCACAAAACAAAGTGGCCGAGTCCCTTAGGGCTCGCCCACTTTACTTACTGCTGAAGAAGACTTAGTCTTCGTTTCGCGGTTCTCGCGGCTCGCGATGCTCGCGGTTGTCGCGATCGTAGTTGCGCGGCGGGCGCGGTCGCATCGGTCGCTCAGCGCTGAACTCGGTCACGACGAACGGCATGAGAGCCATCTCACGCGCACGGCGGATTGCCTGAGCAATCATGCGCTGCTGCTTGGCAGTGTTCCCCGTGAACTTTGCGGAGAGGATCTTGCCGCGATCATTCGTGAACCGTCGGAGGATGGTGACCTCCTTATAGTCCACCGTCTGAATCTTGTTAATGGTGAGGTAACTGACCTTGCGTCGTCGTCGTCCGCGGAATCGGGGCTCGCCCGTCATCGCTGCGCCCATGTCGCCGCCACCGGCTGCGCCCTGGCTACCGTACGGCCGTGCACTTGGTCGTCGTGCTCCATTTTCACCCGCGGTGTTTGACGCGGCTTCCGAAGCTTGACTTGCCTGCGTCTGCGTGGTTTCTTCACTCATGTTTTGTGTCCAACAGTTCCTTACGTGAGATTTCATGCCGAAGGCACGAACT
This genomic interval carries:
- a CDS encoding DUF1800 domain-containing protein — protein: MAALTEREKIAHVLRRFGWGVSEAELEYYGKLGLAGTIDTLLNYEKVDPQFDLTPNDMGIGKGAPRMRDIQAWWLLKMVVTRRPLEEKMTLFWHNHFATASSKVDVAPAMYAQNLLLRKHAVGNFHHMLVDVAKDPAMLYWLDNQFNTKEKPNENFAREIMELFTLGVGHYSEKDVQEAARAFTGWTYGRRGRSVDKPRFGSSFQFLEDVHDPGMKSFLGNKGPFDGEDVCGILAAHPSTAIFLAKKLWTWFAYDNPEPAVVELIAAAFTNSHYSIRSTLRAIMEAPEFYSERCVGRLIKNPLDLCVATYRQFGIGGSIQRSIEDARGTETKIPRAAALAPIFTSTKAMGMEVLNPPDVSGWKVGAEWISSATMIERIKFGKILVQGLQRSRLLQSIVLDLRTPTEYAQRLTALLDVKLPADKLARVEDAVRAAMPSRITALNVDKPTAAALGLIFGTPEFQLM
- a CDS encoding acyltransferase; this encodes MSESGKIRSIESLRGLAALYVALGHIVTMVDPERNAARTGSLPAWLAQVTHPMWYGHLAVAAFIVLSGFSLQLSLYLRNGDGQLKDLRRYLVRRCRRILPPYYACLAFSLLVCVLVTTKLPGLPFTQYLPLTAENVGAHLLLVHNFDPTWMYKVNGVLWSIAIEFQLYFAFPVLVWVLMRFGKLAVVTCTSVAAWLLILQVPGGIKLYFWYAALFALGMVAARMAMDSREEPPTHGVLMLCAGALFGASVWFATSRKDLWVADAFIGLAVAAVLIAITRYRGSWSDRMLGARPLVWLGSFSYSLYLMHHPLLQVGYFLRPEWAATPTRQTAWLLAWFPLVLLGCYGFYWVFERPFISSRRHTPSPEPITSA
- a CDS encoding PEP-CTERM sorting domain-containing protein, producing the protein MNKVFSKALMAVAALGAVAAANAITFSNVSITGPSQLLGTLGTDHFFTPGATDIDFTFNKALVGDAQPLRFGTINITYEAKSPTAMVLNELKLSATTLLLGSGHLRVVETIEDVVNPGVIASFSKDYYAGTFAIAENIVFSRQSTHIKVKKTIFMDAFDTQALDLAGVGLVEQNIKLVPEPGTMMAIGLGIAGLAARRRRNRA
- a CDS encoding transcriptional repressor, with translation MPRLQVIRTLADTRRALTAHDIHRAITSSGDRIDVVSVYRILATLSELGLVHHIGIVDGYRACSMSDDHSHEEEHFVCASCGEVTELPVSATELSSTRDRLKAIGHEADSIKIEVQGTCSNCIARRA
- the mutL gene encoding DNA mismatch repair endonuclease MutL; this encodes MSTPVETPRARVRLLDAHTINQIAAGEVVDRPASALKELVENALDAGATRIEVELDRSGIERLLVRDNGCGMDADDLTTALQRHATSKIQRIEDLSRTASLGFRGEALPSIASVSRMRVTTGTGDGIRYELVVDGGVIEPIRTVSGPQGTEVVVEDLFFNTPARLKFLKSDTTELNACVDVVQRLAVVRPDVRFTIRSGKTVVLQSAGDDDLLGALAEVWGRDAARALAELDHFEEGVRVRGFISPPHFTKGTRAFQWLFVNGRPIRSRALQVAVDLAYRVLTPEKRFPLTALIIDVDPARVDMNVSPTKSEVKFQHEVSVNDAVRHAVKQALLHHGMIPDAAGLMRVNQALDELSAPPWHATLSQAQASIDAQQPLFAPGEGPQLLTTPVPPNAYCSLLEDLRVIGQSMNTFIIAENCEGLLVIDQHVAHERILYEMLVRQRGSGMVEQQPLLVPVTVTLDRRSTGALLDQTDTLRALGFEISEFGDDAILVRAVPAALRVAPEQVLREIADEMMEGMGGCVSPARQDLWVTASCKMAVKAGDPLSFAEMEKLIIDLAQTENPYLCPHGRPITIVMGKGELLRKFKRT
- a CDS encoding 30S ribosomal protein S18; this translates as MTGEPRFRGRRRRKVSYLTINKIQTVDYKEVTILRRFTNDRGKILSAKFTGNTAKQQRMIAQAIRRAREMALMPFVVTEFSAERPMRPRPPRNYDRDNREHREPREPRNED
- a CDS encoding NTP transferase domain-containing protein, producing the protein MKAVVMAGGEGSRLRPITANRPKPLVPVANEPIMQHIVRLLSRHGVKEVVSTLHYLADEIQGYFDDGSDFGVKMHYSIEDTPLGTAGSVKKAEALLQGETFFIVSGDALTDCDLSKALAFHREKKSLATLVLYRVTSPLEFGVVITDDDGRVVRFLEKPSWSEVFSDTVNTGIYILEPEILEMMKPGKQYDWSQDIFPELLREGKPLYGYVMDDYWCDVGTLEQYREAQEHLLSGRIHLPILGEQIEPGIWVGPNTNIDERAVLMPPIVIGRNTKIKGDAKIGPYTVIGDNALLEEGAHVERSVVWDGSYIGPNVTVQSAIIGARCTIKRDCQIGEDAVVGDRCLIDTGCTIRPRIKLWPDKVIERGSTVTMSLVWGNKWRGNLFRELGVAGLSNVEITPEFATRLGSAFGSILPNKATIVTSRDSSRSSRMIKRAIMASLLSVGCEVLDMQSSAVPVARHFIRTSGASGAVNVRKMPGNSRVTLIELFDARGNYLSKSHERKVETAFFREDFHRCDPDDLGAIEYASRAIEDYTNDFFHQLGPIQQGRRLRVVCDFGYSAISSFFAAMAGRLEIDTININSFSDSKRAPRSPSEIARHMENLQQIVGTLGYDFGVLFTNEGERLTVVDSTGAILSGTQLLAAMSILKARTNKNPTLALNVTASSVLEDLLVSNGACVVRTKADSRALMAAAMNPETQFAGDSSGGFIFPSLHPGFDAMFALANLVLMLERAETTLRDVVAGLPAFHVKYQQVRCPWESKGTIMRVLTESQHPDQMELVDGVKLLQPGGWALVLPDSFEPVFHIFAEGETDEMSQEYLDRYVHQIEEMQQHPA